AGACCCATCCAAGTAAACTATTTCTGCTATTAACATACATCAAAACTGATAACAGTAtctaaaagaagaagaaaaaagatttctCATCTCATTTTACATCTATGTAAAAATTTGTGCTTGTGCATAAATGGCATTTTTTTCCAACAACCAACATAAACCTGCAGTTTGTCACTGAATTAATGTATTTCTGGAAGAAAATGACAATGATTAATCCAAGTTAAAGTTTGTGCCACCTCTGCAATATTAGCTCCCTTAAATGGTGCACAGTGATGTCGTGGCGTATGTTCATTCTCCTCAGAGATTTCCACTAACGAGAGGGATACAGTATTTATAGAAAGCCCCCTCCCAGTAGACACCCCTAATCCTTCCTCACCCCTTTTTTATCCCTGCTCCATCTCTGTGTCAGGACTTCTTGCTCTCTGTAGCCCCAAGCATCAGTCTCATCTGTCTCCACATCAACTGAGGTATTGACTTATCTAATTCAATATTACTTCTTTAATCAGATTTGTTTGACAGAAGGGTGAATATTATTTTGTCTCTTTGCGTGTTTGATGGGCAGAGCAGAATGGCTTTGAAAGATCATTTTCCATCTTTGTCAATCTTCCTTATTGTCCAAACTTCCTCCTCACTCTTTCTTTGACCTGCAGCTGAGAAAATAAACAACCATGTCGTCAAACGAGCGTTTCGACTGCCATTACTGCAAAGACTCTCTGCTGGGAAAGAAGTATATTATGAAAGAGGATACTCAATACTGCACGAAGTGCTACGAGAACCTCTTTGCTAACTGCTGTGAGGGATGCTCTCTACCGATTGGCTGCAACTGCAAGGTAAGATAATATCAGTGTTGCTAGAAAGTATAGAGTAAGaatttattctgtgtttatttaatttctgatCCAAATGtagaaacagtgaaaaacaaatgctcattttctttcacatatTGTTATGTGTTTCTATACTTGTGCATTCTAAATGAGTATATTTTGTGTAGGACTTGTCCTACAAGGATCGCCACTGGCATGACCAGTGttttaaatgtgcaaaatgCAGCCGCTCTCTGGTGGAAAAAGCGTTTGCTGCCAAAGATGATATGTTGCTCTGCACAGAGTGCTATGCCAATGAGTATTCCTCAAAGTGCACAACCTGCCAGAAAACCATCATGCCAGGTATATGGGAATGATGACCATGAATGGGGCTTGtgaataaatttttaaaaattggtatAATGATTACAatgagacataaaaataaaacataaatggaaataaatgttttaaaagaaaattgtcAATTTTTATATGAAGGTTTTTGTGACCATTCTTAAACTGCTATTTCCTAGATCAAAACTAAAAATCTCAAGATGAGCTTTGAATGAAACAGAAGTCCTGAAAGTATTGTGTTTCACACATGCTACTCGAGAAATTGCCGAccttgggggaaaaaaatcacgaAACATGACTGAAATTCTTTACTGAAGAACCTTCACTGGTCCCACAATGAGATGattcttatttatatttttgccATTACTAAATTGCTTAAGTGAAGAAATAGGGCAGTTTTGGAAAACAGGCCCGTGTTTATTTGACTTTCTGCAAAATAAAGTGAATTGGAAGCACAAGATCTTAGCCTGTTGGAAACAGAAGTATAGTACTAGCTTAACTTCGTTCAAAATTGAAATCCACCTGTGAAATTTGTCttaatctgaagaaaaacaaaagatataGCAGGTCGCGAACCCGCTACAGTGGATAAAGTAATCCATATTATTAATCTGATCGATCTAAaggtaatgataataatagtgatgagtttgatgaaagaaaaataattttaaaagaatgaaagatGATGTGTTTTGTCGAAGCCCTCCCGAGATTATTTAGATTTCATCCTCCTCCCCCGACTGATTAAGCAAGACTATTTTGGTCTGTCATGTATTTCTGTTATAGACATACCATATGCTGACTAAGCTGCTCTCATTCACTGTGCCAGGTTCCCGCAAAATGGAATACAAGGGGAACAGCTGGCATGAGACCTGCTTCCTGTGCCACCGCTGTCAACAGCCAATGGGAACGAAGTCCTTCATCCCAAAAGACGCCGGTTACTTTTGTGTTGCCTGCTTCGAGAAGCAGTTTGCTTACCAGTGCTGTGCTTGCAAGAGGGTAGGATTACAGTAGGGTGTTTTATATGTATTGACTGCTGCAGTACAGTAAATCCCCCTTGCTCTACTACTTATATTTTATTAGTAAGTTACTGCATAGTAAAATGATGCGCAGCAATATAAATGTCATCACTTGTTTTCCTTCACTCTTGCCTTGTCTGGGTTTGTGTTACATTTAGGCCATTACAACAGGTGGAGTGACCTACCAGGATAAACCCTGGCACCGTGAGTGTTTCCTGTGCATCGGCTGCAGAAAGCAATTGTCAGGTCAGCGCTTCACCTCCAAGGAAAACTACCCCTACTGCCTTGAATGCTTCAGCAACCTGTATGCAAAGAAGTGTGTTGGCTGCACCAAGGCCATCACCAGTGAGTCCAAAGCTGTTATCATATCTTCATGCATTAATGCAGAACTGTTGCTCATTCGAACAAGGTAAAAATGCCCTTGTTGCAAGTCCACTAATATGGTAATTTGAAATGTGCAGGTCTGGCAGGAGCAAAGTACATCTCCTTTGAGGAGCGCCAGTGGCACAGTGAGTGTTTCACCTGCATGCAGTGCTCCGTGTCTCTGGTGGGACGTGGCTTCCTCACCCAGCGGGACAACATCTTGTGCACCGACTGCGGCAGGGAGAAGTAACATTTCAATAAATGGACAACAGTTACAACAAAGAGTTAATTTTCTGATACAGATATTGTGTATCGATAAATGAAGTGAAGATGCGACTCCACATATTGCGCATCCATAAATATTATTCTTTAGCATGTCTTGTCAACTCTACTGTTCATTTTGGTGCTTGAATGAAGATTAGTCCACTGGTATTTCTTAcataaatgcatgaaaatatgTCAGGAATCAGTCTTTCAACGTTCAATTATCACTTCAAAAATCATGATTTtatgtttgtcaaaaaaaaaaagttaagttaGTGTTATGAAGAGAAAATATACTAGTGATTATACAGCTTAGTAATGAAAATAGCTGCTGAAATGACAATCTTGGTTATATACATGTAGAATAGTAGTAAAAGGGGAACGGAGGCTAAACTTCACTTACAACTTTATAGatatatttaaaacataaatgtcCATAAGACAGCTGTGTGAGTTAACGCAAATATATTTGATCACATTACAAAACAAAGTGTCATAAATGGAATAAAGTgtgtaaaatatcaaacaagACTGCGTGTTGTTTTTGGGAAACTTGCATAAATATAACTGAACATGTAAAAATGACAACACTGGCTGTGCTAAGATTtatacacatataaatatacagtaaatatatttgcactcaggaaagaaaagagaaagtatACATCAAGCCTCACTCATTTGAACTGCTTTTttatggattttcttttttgtgtaaaCACCATTATAGGTCTAATGTTGGTCATAGGAATATATCTAATTTTATCCCAACAAAGCCTCCATATCCCGGCACGACAAGAAGAGATTAGGTAGAAGGTTTGAATCCAGATCTTTTCATGACcatgttttttctcatttagaCACGATTACAGTCACTGCTGTAATACAATCCTCAGAAGGTGAATGTTCCTGTTGCCTTTTGACCTCATTACACCCAGCCCATTTCCATTGTAAACAAACTAATTGTAAATGACTTGAAGAGTATCAGCTTCCACTTTTATCCATGTCCAAGCCAAGAACAGAAGTAACCACGACTTTTGGTACCCGTCTTCTTCCCTTTTTGTTTCGATacttttaaaattcagtttatTGGTGACGGCTGCTGGATGAGTTGTGCAAGTTTTCCTGCAAGGCAGTCTGAGCAGAGTAAAATGCTGACATAGACTTCCTGTCAGGCTGCAGTCACATGGAGAGGGGAGGTGAAACGACTTCACACTTCATAAACTGAGGAGGAAttagagagaaaaggagaagatCAGAGGTAGGGACGTCTTTTCCTACATATTTATTAGATCCTTTTTTTAGGCAGATACTAACATACCTTAAAAACAACAGGTTTACATGTTTGCAATGGATTTTAAAGCATTTACgttaacacatatatatgcaaaGCAAGGAACCACAAAAGAAATGAGCAAATCCAGTATCCAGTGCATTGAATGCTTTGATCGAAATGTGTATATAGGAACCAAAGATGCGACCGTCCAGCAACTCATTTTTCCCAGTATCACAAATAGTGACTTAGATCTGGAGCAGAGCAAAGCCAGAGAAGGTAGGGCAAGAAAACTAGGGTCAAGCATCCAAGTATCCAAACTGAAGGTGGTCCCACTTTTCAACCATCTGCTGGTGCTGTGGGATCGAAGCCTGTGTGCCCTCAACATGTTCTCCCTGGAACCTGTTCCAGCTCTGAAGAAGATCCAACATATATCTCTCTTTGAGGTTTGCAACTCCTCACCAGTCGCCCAGACAGATGAGCATGGTGTGCAGATGGTGACTTCCTCCAGCCGCAGAAAGGTTATCCAGATCCACGTGGTGAAAGTGGACCAGTGGTTGGTTCTAAGGGAAGTTCCTCTCCTCCTGGACCCTGTGGCCTTTGCCGTAGATGGTGACATTTTGTGTGTGGCTACCAATAACAAGTATCTCCTCTGTGATGCTAAGACTGGAAACACTGAGGAGCTTTTTCCTCACAATCAAAGCAGGCAGCAAGTGATAACTACCTCAGTGGGACAAGGGGAATTCCTCCTGAATGGGCCTGGCTCTTTAGGTATGAGCTATAAAATTCCATATGGGACGTGTTGAGCTGCATGCTTACTTTCCAAAGCAGCTGTATAGTTAATTTCTCATCTCAGATTAGTCCCACATTTATCCGTCTAGCCAGAGgaagtttatttattgtcaaGAATCAATTGCTTCATCCTCATCCCTCAGGCATGTTTGTGATGAAGACGGGCGTATGCCAGCGGCCTCCTCTGCAGTGGCCCCAAGAGGTACTGGCAGCAGGCATATGTTTCCCTTACATCTTAACTCTGCAGTCCCAATTGCTGTCTGTCTACAGCATGGTCGAccagcaacacaaacagactGTGAGTCTCAGCGGCGCAAAGGGTCTTCTTTCTATGCCAGGTAAACCAGGCAACATCAAATCATCTCATACTGGCAGATGTCTGACCGTCAAGCTGTCAGATAGTGGTTTTATTT
The Antennarius striatus isolate MH-2024 chromosome 17, ASM4005453v1, whole genome shotgun sequence genome window above contains:
- the fhl5 gene encoding four and a half LIM domains protein 5; its protein translation is MSSNERFDCHYCKDSLLGKKYIMKEDTQYCTKCYENLFANCCEGCSLPIGCNCKDLSYKDRHWHDQCFKCAKCSRSLVEKAFAAKDDMLLCTECYANEYSSKCTTCQKTIMPGSRKMEYKGNSWHETCFLCHRCQQPMGTKSFIPKDAGYFCVACFEKQFAYQCCACKRAITTGGVTYQDKPWHRECFLCIGCRKQLSGQRFTSKENYPYCLECFSNLYAKKCVGCTKAITSLAGAKYISFEERQWHSECFTCMQCSVSLVGRGFLTQRDNILCTDCGREK